The sequence ACCGCCCTTGTTCGCGCGGCTCTCGCCCATGTTCGCGTCCAGAACCTTGTTCGCACGCCACCACAACGCGGAATCGACAACAGGCTCAACCTCGTGCGCCCACGTCTCGGTCTGACCCTCGTGCGTATAGGAACACTCGACAACGCCCGTGTGGTTCGCGGCGAAGCGGATGACGTTCTTGACCGAGTTCGGGTAAAGGTCGTAAGCACGCCCCACGCTGGAAAGGGACTCGGCGCTAGCGACCCGCTCGTAAATGTCCACAACAGCAGCAGGGTCCTGACACCGCGCCTGCTTGGCGTACCGAACACCCTCCGTCGCCCAGAACGCGGGCAACGCCCCATGATGCGCCTTATTGTCACGGATCATCATGATTCCACGATACGTCGTACGCTTGACCGTCTTCGACTTCTCGGCATTCGCGTGCTGCGCAACGAGCGTCACGATACGACCCGCAAAATCGGTCCGCCCGAACTGCGGCTCACTGACGGAGACGATGTCGCCACCAGCGGACCGGATAGCCAGCAGAATCTCAGCCTGAGCGTCCAAATCCTCCCGCCGGTCAAGCCGCGACGACTCAGTGACAATCAAGGTCGAGTAGTCGCCACGCGCAATGTCCGCGATCACCTCACGCAACGCCGGTTCCTGCGTCCCATGGCTCGCCGAATAGCCATGGAGCCTGAACCACTTCACGATCGTAATACCACGCTCAGCAGCATCAACCTCGACCACCTTGATCTGAGACGCCTCGTCCTGACTACCAGTGCTGACCCGTACGAACCCTGCGCCGAGTGCCACGCGTAGCTCCCTTCAGGAAAACCAGCTACGTGTGCATACTACCCGACAACCGTTGACCCGATGGTGCTCGTGCACGCCCGGGCCCTGTTGTCGAGCACGACCTCCGAGGGGGTCACCACCTACGTTCCCGCCGACTACCACGACCCGGAGACGATCCTCGCCGAGGCGGCGGAGACGCTGGACTTCGACCAGCCCGTCGCCGTGATGTTCATGGGCGTGATGGGGTACGAACCCGACCTGGCGGTGGTGCGCTCCATCGTGGCGCGGGTCATGGACGCCACCGCGTCCGGCAGCCACCTGGTGCTCTGGGACGGCACCGACACCAGCCCGGAGGTGGTTTCCGGGGCCGACCGGCTGGCCCAGAGCGGCGGCGTGCCGTACATCCTGCGCAGCCCCGAGCAGCTCGCCAGCTGCTTCGAGGGGTTGACCCTGGTGGAGCCCGGCCTGGTGCCGATCCCGCTGTGGCGTCCGGAGCCCGACGCCGAGGCGATCGACGCGTATGGTGCCGTGGCCCGCAAGCCATGACCGGCCGGCGGTCGTGACGGTGAATCCGCTGAACCAGCTGACGCTCGCCGAGCTTCGGTGCCGCACCAGCGTCAAGTGGCGCACGTACGACTCGGACGTGCTGCCCCTCTGGGTCGCCGAGATGGACGTCTCCCTGGCCGCACCGGTCGCCGGGGCGCTGCGCGACGCGATCGACCGCGGTGACACCGGCTACCCGTGCGGGACGGCGTACGCCGAGGCGCTCGGCGGCTTCGCCGCTCGCCGGTGGGCGTGGCCCGACCTGCGGGTCGACCACACCGCCGTGGTGCCGGACGTCATGCTCGGCATCGTCGAGGTGTTGCGGCTGCTGACCGACCCCGGCGACGCGGTCGTGGTCTGCGCCCCGGTCTACCCGCCCTTCTACGCCTTCGTCGGCCACGACGGCCGGCGGGTGATCGAGGCACCTCTCGCGCCGGACCTGCGGATGGACCTCGCGGCACTCGACGAGGCGTTCCGCCGGGCGCGCGCCGGCCGACGCCGGGCGGTGTTCCTGCTGTGCAACCCACACAACCCGACCGGTGTCGTCCACCGACGCGAGGAACTCGACGCGGTGGCCGACCTCGCCCGACGGCACGGGGTGCGGGTGGTGTCCGACGAGATCCATGCCCCGCTGGTGCTGCCCGGAGCGCACTTCACCCCCTACCTCACGCTGGCCGGCGCCGAGGACGCGTTCGCCGTACTCTCCGCCTCGAAGGCCTGGAACCTCGCCGGCCTCAAGTCGGCGCTGGTCGTCGCGGGCCGACAGGCCGTGGCCGACCTGCGCCGGCTGCCGGAGGAGGTCGGCCACGGGCCGAGTCACCTCGGCGTCATCGCGCACACCGCCGCCTTCCGCGACGGCGGAGGTTGGCTCGACCAGCTGCTCGACGGCCTCGACGCGAACCGTGACCTGCTGGGGACGCTGCTGGCGGAGCACTGCCCGACAATCGGGTACCACCGGCCCGAGGGCACTTACCTCGCCTGGCTGGACTGCACCGCGCTGGGCACCGACAGCGGGCCGGGCACCGGCGAGCCCGGCGTGGTCACCGACGTCGCCGGGCCGGCGAAGCTGTTCCTCGACCGCGCGAGGGTGGCTCTCAGCTCCGGGCACGTCTTCGGCACCGGAGGCACCGGCTTCGTCCGGCTCAACTTCGCCACCTCCCCCGCGATCCTGACCGAGGCGGTCAGCCGGATGGGCCACGCCGTCACCGAGCATGCGACGCCGGCACACTAGTCCCGAACCGGACGGCGAGGCCGCCGGCGAGCAGCGCCAGGCCGGCGACGTGCAGCAACCTCACGACGGTCGCGGCGAGGACGCTGGCACCGGGCAGCAGCGGCACCACGGCCAGCCCCACGACACCGATCACCGCGGTGACGCCCCAGAACAGCCCGGGTCGGCGAGCGAGGTCCGGTGCCGCCGCCGGGCTGCCGCGCCGGCCGAGGCGGGCGGTGAGTACGACGGCAGCCACGGCACCCACGGCCGTACTCGTCAGATCCGAGACGCTCCACCACGCGACATCGGTGACGGCGGACCAGCGGATGCCGAAGAGCGTTCGTAGCCAGTCGTCGGTGTGCGTGAGCCGGTCCCAGCCGAGGTGACTCGCCGCGCCGACGAGCGCCGAACTGACGGTGATCCACCAGCGGTGGGGCCACCGTGCCAGCGAGCCGTGGCGGCGCCAGCCGAACCGGCGGTCGCCGGGTAGGTGGGCCGCGATGCTGTCGGCACCGATCCGGAACGCCGCCGCGTACGCCAACGCCACCGGCAGGCACCACCAGAGCAGCGCGGGCCAGGCATGGGTGTCCGGGAAGCTGCTGCCGACCGGTCCGGACGTCAGGTAGGCGACGTCCGGGGCCACCGCACCGGTGCACAGCGCGACACCGTCGAACCACCGGGGACGCCACATCTTCAGCGCCAGCGCCGGGGCCAGGTGCGAGGGAAAGGTCAGCGGCACGGTGCGGAGCCTAGGCCAGGTGTCGCCGGTCGATCTGCGGCCGGGCGGCGGGGGAGCGTCGGTGTGCACGTTCGGCTGACGCGGGGGCCGGGGGTGGATCCCGGTCGAGGTCCACCCCCGGGCCCTGCTGCTCAGCCGATCGTGCAGGCCGCGCCATTGAGGGTGAACGAGCTTGGCCTGGCGGTGTCGCCGGTGTGGGTGGCCTGGAAGCCGATGCTGACCGACGCGTTCGGGGCGATGGTGGCGTTGTAGGAAAGGTTCCGGGCGGTCACCTGGCCCGACGTCGGCGAGTAGCTGGCGTTCCAGCCGCCGGTGATGTTCTGCCCGCCGGGCAGCGTGAAGACCAGCGACCAGCCGTTGATCGTGGAGTTGCCGGTGTTGGTGATGGTGATGTTCTCGGTCAGGCCGGTGTTCCAGGCGTTGACCGCGGCGGTGACCCGGCACGCGCCGCCGGGCGGCGGAGTGGTCGGGCTCGGCGGCGGGGTGGTCGGGCTCGGCGGCGGGGTGGTCGGTGACGGCGGCGGGGTGGTCGGGCTGGGCGGCGGGGTGGTGCCGCCGAACTGGGTGAAGAAGCGCCACGTCTCCCCCGGCAGCCAGGTCCGGGAGCCGCTGTCACCGGCGGCGCCGTCCTGCGGTGCGGCGATGTGTCCCTCGTCGAACGCCGCCCACACCACCGGGTAGCCGGCCGCGCAGCCGGAGTAGGTGGTGCTGATGTGCCGCAGGCTGCCCTGCGCCGGTTCCGGCGGGTTCTGGGCGGTGCAGCCGTTGTTCCTGACGAACCGGTCGCGCAGAGATCGTCCGTTGGAGATGTTGAGCACGCCGTCCCGGATGCCGTGTGCCCCGAAGTAGGCGACGCGCTGGGTCCCGCCGCTGCACCCGCTCAGTTGTGCACCGCCGTAGACCGCGACGGCCCGGAAGATGTCCGGTCGGGCGCACGCGAGCGCGTAGCTCATGGCGCCGCCGTAGCTGAAGCCGAGGGCGAATCGCTGTGTCGTCTCGACGCAGAGGTCCGCCTCGATCCGCCGGAGCATGTCGTCGACGAAGGTGACGTCCTCCCCGCCGGAGTTGGCCCAGCCGTTGTTGATGCCCTGCGGGGCGACGAAGATCGTGCTGTTGTTCGACAACGGCAGGAGGCCGTAGTAGGCCCAGGCGTCGCGTTGCACGGTCTGGCCGGTGGCGACGTCGGTGGCGGTGCCGCTGAGCCAGTGGAACCCGAACACCAGCCGGTACGGGTGGTTGTTGTCGTAGTTGTCGGGGACCCGCAGGATGAAGCTGCGGTTCTTCCCGTTGCTCTGGATGGTGTGCGTGCCGCTGCGCAGCGTCGGCGCCGTGCCGCAGCCGGCGGTCGCGGCGAGGGCTCCCGCCTGGGCGGTCGGGACGGTGTCGCCGAGCCTGCCGCTCAGCGCGGTGCCGGCGGCGGCCAGCACCATCAGGGTCGCGAGCGCGACGGGTCCGAGAATCGATCTACGCCTGGACATCGTGAACTCCGTTCCGCGTCTTGACGACGCGCGGGTGCGAAGCATCGCTGGTGGCGGATAGGCGGATACGGCCCGCTGCGGCGGCCCGACCGGAGCACCGAGGCCCGGTGGGAGGCCGCGCAGGATGGCGGTCTGGTCGGCGCACCCGGCTCCCGCGGTGAACGCCCCGGCCTGCGCCGGCACGTGACACGTCCCGGACGGGGCCCGCATGCCCGTCAGCCGGCGCTGCTCGTCCGGCCACACCTGGTCCTCGACCCGGTGGGGACGCCGGAGCGTGCCCTTCGCTCCTGCACCGGCAAGGTATCCCGTGAGCGATAACATCGCAAGATGTAGATGTATCGCTCTTGCGGCGAGTCGCCGCGAGATCGGTGAGAACCCGCCTGTAAGGGGTAACTCGGCCGGCGGCCAAGGCCACTGGAACCCTGGGCTTCCACCGGGCCGAGGTACCGTCGGCGGGCATCTGCTGCGCGGCGAGGTGTGGCCCACGCTGGAGGTGATCATCACCGAGGTTGGCGGGAAGCTCGCCAAGACGTTCGACCCGGAGACCGGGCTCGCCCTGCTCAACGGCAGCGGCCGGGGCTGACGACGGACGGCCGGGCCGAGGCACCGGCCCGGCGAGGCTCAGAACTCCTCGTACACCGCCGGATCCTGACCGGCGGTCCGCCCGTCCGGGCGGCCCAGGGCGGTGATGGCCTCGATCTCCGCCTCACTGAGCGCGATGCCGAAGACATCCAGGTTCTCCCGCTGGCGCTCGCTGCCGGCGGCCTTCGGCAGCGGGATCACCTGCCGGGCCACGTGCCAGGCCAAGACGGTCTGCGCCGGGCTGATCCCGTGCTCCCCCGCGATCGCCGTGATCGTCGGGTTCCCCAGCAGGTCGCTGCGGCGGCCCAGCGGGCTCCACGCCTGTACGAGGACACCGAGCGTGCGGTGGTGGTCGAGCGCCTCCCGCTGCGGGAAGTACGGGTGGATCTCGATCTGGTTGACCACCGGGACCACACCGGTCTCGGCCACCAGCCGGTCGATGTGTTCGGGCAGGAAGTTGGAGACGCCGATGTGCCGGACGAGGCCACGCTCGCGCGCCTCGATCAACGCGGTCCACGCCTCGACGTACCGGTCCACCTTCGGATTGGGCCAGTGGATCAGATAGAGGCCGATCCGGTCCAGGCCGGTGCGGTACACGCTCTCCTCGATGGTGGCCAGCGCCTCGGCGTACCGGTGCCGCCGACCGGGCAGCTTCGAGGTCACCACGAGTTCGTCCGGCACGCCGGTGGCGGAACTCGCGGCCCGCCCGACCGCGCCCTCGTTCTCGTAGTTCACCGCCGAGTCGAGCAGGCGGTATCCCGCCCGGATCGCCTGGGCGACCGACGCCACACCGGCCGACCCGGTCAGCTTGTAGGTGCCGAAGCCGATCGCCGGCAACACCGTGCCGTCACCGGCCGTCAGGCTGGGCACACCCATCACCTATCCCCCTTGAAGCTGCTCCGGACCACCACCGCACCCGACCGTACCCGCAGCCCTACCGGACCGCCGCGGGTGCCCGGGCAACCGGTGCAGCGCCGGCCCGCCCACCCGGACGCCGAGATCCGTCCAGGTCCGTTCCCGGTAGGGCGGGCGGGCCCGGCGCCGGCAGCCGCCTCACGACGGTCCGGACGTCCGCATGGCGACCTCGCCGGAGCCACGGTGGGGGCCGAGCCCGCTCTCGTAGCCGACGAGGACGACGACGAACGCGGTGAGCAGGCCGAGCGCGGCCAGGCCGGGCAGGAACCGGCCGGCGGGCAGGAGCGCCAGCGCCGCGGCGGGGGCGAGGAGCTGCACCAGGGTCACCGACCGCACGCTGAAGGCGAGAAACATCGCCCGGCCCGCGAGATACAGGGCGACGCCGCCGAACAACGCGGCCGCCGACGTCCACACCAGACGTACGCCGGCCGCGTCCCGGGGAGCGTCGTGCGCCAGGGTGTCGATCACCTCATGGACCCCCAGCGCCAGGTAGATCGTCCCGGCGATCAACGGGAAGTGCGCGAGGGTGTAGGCGTTGGCGGCGAGCCGGCCCTGCCTCGGGCGGGGCTCTCTCGTCAAGGCCGCGGCCGCGGCCGCCGAGTTCACCACGTACAGCCGGAACAGGCAGGTCGTGATGACCAGCGTCAGCAGCGCGGCCAGCAGGATCGGGCCCCGGATCATCTCGGTGCCGATCCCGGCGCCGACCGAGATCAGGGTCTCGCCGAGCGCGATGATCACCACCAGGCTGTGCCGTTCCGTGAAGTGTTCCGCGCTGCGCAACGGCCACCCGCTCAGCAGGGAGGCGACCAGTCCGCCGGAGAAGTCGACGGCGAGCGCCACCGCCCAGAGCAACAGCTGCACGGAGCCACCGAGCACGGCGCCGAGGACGAGCGGGATCCAGGACAGCCCGGTGGTCAGGGTGTAGATCCGGATCGTGCGGTGCAGTCGTCGATCGTCACCCGCCGCCCGGTGGTAGAGGATCAGATGGACCACCCGCACCACGACGTAGGCCAGCACCAGGATCATCCGCGGTCCCGGGGCGGAACCCCAGACGTCGGGGATGACCAGGGCGACCAGGAAGACGGCCGCCATCGCCACGGTGGTCCCGGCGCGGATCAGGCCGACGTCGGCGCGGGCCTGGTTACCGAGCCAGGAATAGACCACCCAGGAGATCCACAACAGCATGAGTACGACGAACCCCTGCATCAGGGACAGCGGCCCGGGGCTCGCACTCATGTACTCGGTGATCCTGATCAGCGCGAAGACGAACACCAGGTCGAAGAAGATCTCGTACGTCGTCGCCCGGTGTGCCGGCCCGGTGGCCACCACCCGCGCCCGGAAGATCCGCCCCATTGCCCCATCCTCGCCCCGGCACCCGCCGCGATCCTGGCGATTGCCCCCAAGCTAGACGGGAGAGGGAGGTTACGCCCGAAATCCGCCGGTAGAACGCCGTGCCTGCCGAAGGTATCGACCGAGGGTGGCCCGCCCGTCCGGTACGAAGGCCCAGGCCGGGTCCGCGAGACGGGTGACCAGGTCCGCCGTGCTCAGCCACCACCCCGCCGCCACCTCGCTCGGCTGGTGGACCACCGGGCCGCAGCGGTGTTCGTCGTAGCGAGCCTCGTACACGTACGCCAGATAGCTCGCGTGCTCGTCCGCGTACCAGTACCGCAGGCAGGGCCGCAGGTC is a genomic window of Micromonospora tarapacensis containing:
- a CDS encoding DUF4184 family protein; translated protein: MPLTFPSHLAPALALKMWRPRWFDGVALCTGAVAPDVAYLTSGPVGSSFPDTHAWPALLWWCLPVALAYAAAFRIGADSIAAHLPGDRRFGWRRHGSLARWPHRWWITVSSALVGAASHLGWDRLTHTDDWLRTLFGIRWSAVTDVAWWSVSDLTSTAVGAVAAVVLTARLGRRGSPAAAPDLARRPGLFWGVTAVIGVVGLAVVPLLPGASVLAATVVRLLHVAGLALLAGGLAVRFGTSVPASHAR
- a CDS encoding SAM-dependent methyltransferase, which produces MVLVHARALLSSTTSEGVTTYVPADYHDPETILAEAAETLDFDQPVAVMFMGVMGYEPDLAVVRSIVARVMDATASGSHLVLWDGTDTSPEVVSGADRLAQSGGVPYILRSPEQLASCFEGLTLVEPGLVPIPLWRPEPDAEAIDAYGAVARKP
- a CDS encoding low temperature requirement protein A, coding for MGRIFRARVVATGPAHRATTYEIFFDLVFVFALIRITEYMSASPGPLSLMQGFVVLMLLWISWVVYSWLGNQARADVGLIRAGTTVAMAAVFLVALVIPDVWGSAPGPRMILVLAYVVVRVVHLILYHRAAGDDRRLHRTIRIYTLTTGLSWIPLVLGAVLGGSVQLLLWAVALAVDFSGGLVASLLSGWPLRSAEHFTERHSLVVIIALGETLISVGAGIGTEMIRGPILLAALLTLVITTCLFRLYVVNSAAAAAALTREPRPRQGRLAANAYTLAHFPLIAGTIYLALGVHEVIDTLAHDAPRDAAGVRLVWTSAAALFGGVALYLAGRAMFLAFSVRSVTLVQLLAPAAALALLPAGRFLPGLAALGLLTAFVVVLVGYESGLGPHRGSGEVAMRTSGPS
- a CDS encoding MalY/PatB family protein, translating into MVPWPASHDRPAVVTVNPLNQLTLAELRCRTSVKWRTYDSDVLPLWVAEMDVSLAAPVAGALRDAIDRGDTGYPCGTAYAEALGGFAARRWAWPDLRVDHTAVVPDVMLGIVEVLRLLTDPGDAVVVCAPVYPPFYAFVGHDGRRVIEAPLAPDLRMDLAALDEAFRRARAGRRRAVFLLCNPHNPTGVVHRREELDAVADLARRHGVRVVSDEIHAPLVLPGAHFTPYLTLAGAEDAFAVLSASKAWNLAGLKSALVVAGRQAVADLRRLPEEVGHGPSHLGVIAHTAAFRDGGGWLDQLLDGLDANRDLLGTLLAEHCPTIGYHRPEGTYLAWLDCTALGTDSGPGTGEPGVVTDVAGPAKLFLDRARVALSSGHVFGTGGTGFVRLNFATSPAILTEAVSRMGHAVTEHATPAH
- a CDS encoding cellulose binding domain-containing protein → MSRRRSILGPVALATLMVLAAAGTALSGRLGDTVPTAQAGALAATAGCGTAPTLRSGTHTIQSNGKNRSFILRVPDNYDNNHPYRLVFGFHWLSGTATDVATGQTVQRDAWAYYGLLPLSNNSTIFVAPQGINNGWANSGGEDVTFVDDMLRRIEADLCVETTQRFALGFSYGGAMSYALACARPDIFRAVAVYGGAQLSGCSGGTQRVAYFGAHGIRDGVLNISNGRSLRDRFVRNNGCTAQNPPEPAQGSLRHISTTYSGCAAGYPVVWAAFDEGHIAAPQDGAAGDSGSRTWLPGETWRFFTQFGGTTPPPSPTTPPPSPTTPPPSPTTPPPSPTTPPPGGACRVTAAVNAWNTGLTENITITNTGNSTINGWSLVFTLPGGQNITGGWNASYSPTSGQVTARNLSYNATIAPNASVSIGFQATHTGDTARPSSFTLNGAACTIG
- a CDS encoding recombinase family protein, which translates into the protein MALGAGFVRVSTGSQDEASQIKVVEVDAAERGITIVKWFRLHGYSASHGTQEPALREVIADIARGDYSTLIVTESSRLDRREDLDAQAEILLAIRSAGGDIVSVSEPQFGRTDFAGRIVTLVAQHANAEKSKTVKRTTYRGIMMIRDNKAHHGALPAFWATEGVRYAKQARCQDPAAVVDIYERVASAESLSSVGRAYDLYPNSVKNVIRFAANHTGVVECSYTHEGQTETWAHEVEPVVDSALWWRANKVLDANMGESRANKGGRPVASPANWISGILDCPECAGKLFLNAGLTPAKNSRTGKPRVPKPRTPKLRCGGHAKRRLSCGDFKGVEAQPVIDVVAGMFASDTTDILAFQRVAGNAHELDELHAGLRKIQARLSATEDDDELDTLVAERKAIKARIEGFVIVPDQFDYAPTGQTVAQMWNAGDDTVKRGMVRAVKASWGMVLAEHDGWWGIAVGTVGQNGPAGAMGIVDLGNGLCFRR
- a CDS encoding aldo/keto reductase, which translates into the protein MGVPSLTAGDGTVLPAIGFGTYKLTGSAGVASVAQAIRAGYRLLDSAVNYENEGAVGRAASSATGVPDELVVTSKLPGRRHRYAEALATIEESVYRTGLDRIGLYLIHWPNPKVDRYVEAWTALIEARERGLVRHIGVSNFLPEHIDRLVAETGVVPVVNQIEIHPYFPQREALDHHRTLGVLVQAWSPLGRRSDLLGNPTITAIAGEHGISPAQTVLAWHVARQVIPLPKAAGSERQRENLDVFGIALSEAEIEAITALGRPDGRTAGQDPAVYEEF